The sequence below is a genomic window from Lolium perenne isolate Kyuss_39 chromosome 7, Kyuss_2.0, whole genome shotgun sequence.
GGTCCGGCACATACTTGAGGAGCTGGACGAGGAGAGATCGCAGCACGTTGGGCTCTGCCCCATGGCAGCAGAGGAGCCAGCAAGCGTCGTCGAGGCGCTGACTGAAGCATGCTGGAAGGAGGCCATGGACGCGGAACTTGCAGCGATCCGCGACAATGGCACTTGGGAGCTCACCACACTCCCGCGAGGGCACAGAGCCATTGGGCTCAAATGGGTCTATAAGGTAAAAAAGGATCCTGCAGGTCGTGTGGTGAAATACAAGGCGCGCCTCGTGGCGAAAGGCTACGCGCAGCGGCAGGGCGTCGACTATGATGAAGTCTTCGCACCGGTGGCACGCATGGAAACGGTGCGCTTGCTTCTAGCTCTCGCCGCGCACCGTGGGTGGCCAGTCCATCACATGGACGTCAAGAGCGCGTTCTTGAATGGCGATCTTGAGGAGGAGGTATACGTCCATCAACCTCCAGGCTTCGTCGACGACAAGAACACGAACGGCGTGCTGCGGCTGCGCAAGGCGCTGTACGGACTACGACAGGCGCCGCGCGCCTGGAACGCCAAGCTGGACGCTGTGCTCAACTCGCTGGGCTATGAGCGCAGCCCACTCGAGCACGCGGTGTATAGGAGAAACACCAGTGCCTCGACGCTCATCGTAGGCGTGTACGTGGACGACCTGGTGATCACCGGGTCCGACGAGGAGGACATGAACGAGTTCAAGGAGGAGATGAAGCGCATGTTCGCCATGAGTGATCTTGGCCTTCTCTCCTACTATCTCGGTATCGAGGTGGTACAGAGAGGTGATGCGATCACTCTCTGTCAAAGTGCATACGTCGCCAAGATCCTCGCGGCGGCCGGCATGGCTGGCTGCAACGCCACACACACGCCCATGGAGTGCAAGCTGAAGCTGGAAAAGGCAAGCCCCGGGGGAGCAACGGACGCAACCCTCTACCGCAGCATCGTGGGTAGCCTCCGTTACCTCTGCAACACGCGCCCGGATATCACTTTTGCTGTTGGCATGGTGAGCAGGTTCCTGGAGGCGCCGGCGGCACCGCACTGGGCTGCGGTGAAGCAAATACTGCGGTACATCGCGGGAACGGCAAACTACGGCTGCTGCTACAAGCGCGGCACAGGAGCACCAACATTGGTCGGCTTCACCGACAGTGACTACGCCGGTGACAGGGACGACCGTAAGAGCACCACGGGCATGGTGTTCTTCCTGGGCAGCAGCGCGGTCACCTGGGCGTCGAAGAAGCAAAAATCTGTTGCTCTCTCGTCCTGTGAAGCAGAATATGTGGCAGCTGCGATAGGAGCATGCCAAGGAGTTTGGCTGCGTGGGCTCCTGGGTGAGCTGCTAGGCGATGCACCCCTGAAGACGAAGCTGCTCGTCGACAACATATCGGCGATTGCTCTAAGCAAGAACCCAGTGCATCATGACCGGACTAAGCATATCGACGTCAGATATCACTTCCTCCGCGAGTGCATTGAAGACGGCAGGGTGGAAATCGATCACGTCAGTACCGATGGCCAACTTGCTGACATTCTCACCAAGGCGCTGGGCCGCGTCAAGTTCATCGAGATGAGGCTCAGGCTTGGCGTCATGGAGGTTTAAATCTGATCGCCAGGCTTAGGGGGAGAAATGTTGAACTGTAAGCCTGACGAACAGTTGTTTCTTCAGTTAACTGTATTAGACAGTTTCAGTTATAGGTTAGCTGAAAATAAACGTCTAGCTCTGAGAGCCTGTTCTCGAGTTGGATTAGGATTAGCTGTGATCGTGATGCCGTGGGATGGCGCGGGAGAAACGCATGCATCATAGCGTAGTGTAGGACTTGGTCAGGAGTTCGTGGGATGGCACGAACGGCATGCCTGGTCATGGCCTGGTTTTTAGGATCAGTAGTTTTGTTCCGTTTGTAACAGCTACAAATAAGAGGAAGAAAAACGAAAAGCAGCAGAAGTTGTGCGCTGCGCAAAACCATCGTGTTAATCCTCTACCTATCTCTCTGTGCGTGTGTGAGCTGGGCGATCTCAGCGCTAACACAAAATATTGTCAAAATATAGGTAAATGTAGTATAGAGGAGAGAGTATGAGATAGCTGTTAGAAGATATAGAGGGATTGATGTTTCAAGAAGTGGAGGATGGTGTTTACAAGCTTCGCGTCCTCGTCGGCGGCTCAGGCAGTAGGCTCCCCGGAGCTGACGATCGGCGACTACCCGGCTGCCATGGGGCAGGCTTCGTTCCAAGGTGCAAGAAGCTGCGGCAGACGCCCGCCGCCGACGGCTCCTGTTCTCCGGCGAGTTCGAGATCTAGCTGGACTTCATTGTAATTTTCCTTTCTTTGCTGGATCTTTCTGTAAGAACGTGGCTTTTATATAATCATCCTttcacccgcaaaaaaaaaaaaagaagatatAGAGGGAAAAATATTGAGGAGCTGTTGAACTTGCTCTTATAGAAACTAATAATTTCACAGCTGTGGTAGCCTGATACGTTGGGCGAAAGACGCTTGAGAGCAAAAATGCTAGACTTACGGGAAGTTTCCTACGGAAATTTTCTACGGGGTCACGTGGAGTTGTTCGGTTGGTGCAAAACAATTCCATCCCGTGATTTTAGGAACTGAAATTTTCCCACGATCCTCCACGTCTGCCCGTAACTCATATCCCGTAAAACCAGCCCGTAAGTGTAGCATTGCTGCGCTTGAGAGTGACATGACGACGAGAAGGCCCGTAAAAGCTCATCGGGAACCTAACAACAAGAATCATTACGCTAGTCTACCGGGCAGGCCATCTATCTCCGAGATTTCTCTTCTCCGCCTCTTTGCCTCCCTGAACAACACTGTCACCGGCAGGGAGGGACTGGTCAGTCGACAATGAGCACGGCGGCCGCTGCACGAGAACCCACGCGCGCGGATGccttgctcctcttcctcctctgacGACAACGAAGACGATTCGGACTACCTCGTcgacgccaccaccgccgccaccggcgACCCGGtctgccgcgccaccacctcgcaacAACGTCGCCGCTGACGTCGCGCACCTGATGCCGGCCGACTCCGAGCCCGAGGGCGTCTTCTCGCTCCTGCGCACGCAGGCCAAGGTCGACGCGGTGTGCAAGAAGTACGGCGTCCCCAAGGAAGAGTACACAGCACGCCCCGCCGGCGACCTGCGCGCGAGCTCGCGCCCGCCGCCGGGTGCCGTCTGCGTGTACGAGCACGCACTGGAGGCGGGGATGCGCGTGCCTCTGCACGGCTTCTTCTCCGAGGCGCTCGCCCACTTCGGCCTCGCGCCGACCCAGCTCGTGCCCAACGGGTGGCGCATCATGGCTGGATTCGTCGTGCTCTGCCACTACGCGGGCGTGCCGCCGTCGGTACTGGTGTTCCGGCACTTCTTCCGTCTGCGCATCCAAAACCGCAAGGAGAAAGGCGGCTGGTACCGTTTCCAATCCAAAGACACCTCCGGCCTGCACTTCGCGGGGTTGCCGGATTCCATCAAGGGCTGGAAGGACAACTTCTTCTTCCTCTCGTCGTCGACGCCGTGGCCTTGCCCGGTGGAGTGGGGCGAGCCGTCCAAGAGCTCCCTCATGGTGCCAGTGCTCACCGGCGAGGAGAAGAGATCGGCAGCTGTTCTGCTGCGTGCTCACGGCGGCGCCCCCGTTGATATCAGGACCTATCTTAGCGACAACAGTCTTGCCGCCGCCAAGATATCTCTTGCATCGTCGGCACCGAGGCCGCCTTCCTGTACGCCTACTTCCGCCGGTTCCAAATCCAAAGGGATCTATCCCTCCGTCTACGACATGATGAAAAACATTCAGGCGGAAAAGGCGGCAGCCGCGCAAGCGTCGGCATCGGCCAACAAGGTGAAAATCAATCCGGGCAGCGACGCAACGGGGTCGTTGCCGTTGTACGGGAAGAAGAGGAGGCTGGACGAAGCTGACGGCAAGGAAGTTAAAGGCCGCCCTCCTTCTGTTGTTGCAGTGAACACGCCTCCGCCCGCCCATCGCCCTCCGGCGGGGGAGCCTTCCGACGTCGCCTCGCCGAGCTTCGTGGGCATTTTCAAGGTATGCTAGCAAATGCAGCTTAAAATTGTTCAGGaacagatagatgcaccggtgaatGCTGGAAGATCGATCACATTGTTTGTGTGTAGGCCACGAACAACATGATATCCTCATTGGAGGAACAGCTGGAGCAGGCTAAGGGCGAGGTCACAGCGGTGAAGGCCGACCTCGCGGCGTCCAAGCGTGCAGCAGCAGCGGAGCGGGAGAAGGCAAAGGCCGAGCTCGCCGCGGCCAAACGAGCAGCTGAGGCAGAATTGGAGAAGGTGAAAGCTGAGCTTGCGGCGGCGAAGAAGGCAGCGAAGGCAGAGCGGGAGAGAGGTGACGCCGAAAGGGCAACAGTGCAGCAGCTCCTGGCGGGGCTCGAGCGCTTGAAGactaccacgagcgcggcgcggagAACATGAGGCCGGTGCATCGCGCTCCGGTCTTCTACCCGACAACCCCGTGGCCGTGGCTTGCTCTTGCCGCCTAGCTTACTGAATACTACTTGATCTTTTGAACTACAACCGTGCTTCCCCCATTTGAGGTTTCTATTACTTTGCTCCACGGGCTATTCCCATGTAATCAAGTTACTTAAAACGATACTCTGGTCGGGAGATCCAATGTAGTATCTGTAGTTAGCTAGTTCTTCAGATTCTAGTGTTTTAACCTGCCTATTTTGGACGACCCAGTAGATCAAGGAAGGCAATGGATATGATTGAGTTTAATTTACCATCGTGGTACTTGGAGGAACAGAGCAATATCACTATACAAAAAAGTTTCTGTGAttagcacaatcaaaatatataaGTTCTATTCATTTACCGAGTTTCATTGTATGTATATTTGACCTtagtttgtttggtttgaatgtgAAGCATCCCTGTTGAACATTGATCAAACCTCTTTGTGCTGCTACTTGATTAATAGCAACGACCACAATAGGTTAAGGAGAGCGCAGATTGATGATGCTTGGGACGGCTGAAGTTGCTACACATTTTGTGTGGCCCATTAACATAATAACTATAGTGCTTCCTTCTTTACATGAATAACCAAATTATCATCAACAAAATATAAATAGCAAAGACATATTTATTTTTTAAAATGTAGATAAAATCATTTTTATTTAGTTTGTATAATATTTTACAATAACTTTTCATGTTTACGTAATACAATTTTCAAATATTTATAAATTAAATGTCAAATACATAAAAGTTTTCTCTATTTCTAAAACAATGTTCACATAGATCAAAACTTATGTCATGTCAATAATATGCttatataattttaaaatttaATGTATATCTAAAGTAAATCTAATAAaaacaataaaataaaaacatataGAAAAACACAAAAATACAATTTTTTATGCTTATGGGTTGAACACGCTAAGCAGACCAACAACAACTGAAGTTGGCCCCATTTGTGCTGAATGGGAACAGTTGGGCTGAGCCATTAGTTGTATCATCGTCGGCTTAAGTGCCACACGGCTCGACCTTTgtcatttttttcaattttggttTATTGGTAAGTAAATATTTTTTAATTTTATTTCCATTTTATCAGTATGTGCATGTTTATAAAAAGAAAAATAATTAGGGGGAATTGAATGATTCACTATGTTGCTTGTTCTAGCGCGTCGCCCACCCGCTCCTTCTAATTCCGAGCTCTAGCAAAGACTCCTCCTCTTCTTGCCTCCCCTCAGTGCTCCTCTAACTCCATTGGCGGGGCTTTGAGGAGCTCAAGGCGGCAAGGTTAAGGCCTCAAAATAAAGTTTAGGAATTCATGGCTTCTTTATAATGCATACATTTTAACATGTTAGGGCCTCAAAATCAAGTTTAGGAATTCGTGGCTTCTTGACAATGCATACATTTTAACATGTTAGAACCTCATTTTTATGTGATGCAAACACTCGCGCGACATGCTGTGGTGACTCTCGATGTTTGTTGCAAATGTTTTGTTCATGCTACCAGTTCTTAAGTGTATTTGCGGCAAGCAT
It includes:
- the LOC127312275 gene encoding uncharacterized protein: MPADSEPEGVFSLLRTQAKVDAVCKKYGVPKEEYTARPAGDLRASSRPPPGAVCVYEHALEAGMRVPLHGFFSEALAHFGLAPTQLVPNGWRIMAGFVVLCHYAGVPPSVLVFRHFFRLRIQNRKEKGGWYRFQSKDTSGLHFAGLPDSIKGWKDNFFFLSSSTPWPCPVEWGEPSKSSLMVPVLTGEEKRSAAVLLRAHGGAPVDIRTYLSDNSLAAAKISLASSAPRPPSCTPTSAGSKSKGIYPSVYDMMKNIQAEKAAAAQASASANKVKINPGSDATGSLPLYGKKRRLDEADGKEVKGRPPSVVAVNTPPPAHRPPAGEPSDVASPSFVGIFKATNNMISSLEEQLEQAKGEVTAVKADLAASKRAAAAEREKAKAELAAAKRAAEAELEKVKAELAAAKKAAKAERERGDAERATVQQLLAGLERLKTTTSAARRT